Genomic segment of Patescibacteria group bacterium:
ATAATTAACAGCAAGGCGCTTACTAATTGTAAAACAATTAAAAAATTTTCCATAATTTTAAATTAATTTTAATAATTGACTTGTAACAAAATTAATTATGATATAAGTCTATTATAAAATTAACAAGAAATTTATATTTAGTCAATAGAAAAAACAAAAATTCATATTTTAAATTTCACAAACGCGAAAAAATGTGTTAATTTGTATATGAGTTACATTATTATCTATATAGTAGCAAAATTAAAAAAATAAAATATAATTTGTAAAATTTTGAGTTTTAAGTTTTGAATTTTAAAAAATATATGTTGAGCAAAAATAAAAAAATATGGCTTATTGCCGTTGATATGGGGTATGGGCATCAACGCGCGGCTTATCCTTTAGAAAAATTAGCTTATAGTGGAGATATTATTAATGTTAATAGTTATAAAGGCATACCAAAAAAAGATTTGAAAAGCTGGCGCCAGAGCAAAAAATTTTATAATTTTATTTCGCGCTTTAAGAATTTTCCTTTGATTGGAAAGCGCGTTTTTAATATTTTTGACAGGTTCCAGTCAATTTCTCATTTTTATCCAAAAAGAGATTTGTCTAAACCTAATCTTCAGCTTTTGAGTACTATTTCTTTAATCAAAAAGGGCTGGGGAAAACATTTTGTTGAAAAATTAAAAAAGAAAAATATTCCTTTGGTTACTTCTTTTTTTGTGCCAGCTTATATGGCGGAGATTCATAATTTTAGCAATGATATTTATATATTGGTTTGCGACACTGATATTAGCAGAGCATGGGCGCCTTATAAGCCGAACATCAGCAAAATTAAATATTTGGCGCCAAACCATCGTGTTATTGAACGCCTTAAGCTTTATGGCGTTCCTGCAAACAGAATTTTTTTAAGCGGTTTTCCTTTGCCTTTGGAAAATTTGGGAAATAAAAATTTGGATATTTTGAAACGCGATCTTGGAAGCCGTTTGGTTAATTTAGATCCGAAGCATAAGCGTATTGACAAATACAAAGGAAGTATTATAAAGGAGTTGGGAAAGAAAAATTTTTTTTATCATAAAAAAAGAATATTGTCATTGACTTTTGCTGTTGGAGGAGCTGGAGCGCAAAGAGATTTAGGGATTGTTATCGTAAAAAGCTTAGCAGACAAAATTAAAAACAGAAAAATTCAAGTAAATTTAATAGCTGGGATTCATAACCATGTAAATCAGTTTTTTAAAGAAAATATTCAAAAGTTAGGGCTGAGAGCTGAACTAGGCAAGGGCATAAAAATAATTTTTGCTTCTGATAAAAATAAATATTTTAAAAAATTTAATCAAGTTTTAAGGAAAACAGACATTCTTTGGACAAAGCCGAGCGAGCTTAGTTTTTATGTTGCTTTGGGAATTCCGATTATTATGTCAAGTCCGATCGGTTCTCAAGAAAAGTTTAATAAAAAATGGCTGATGGCGATCGGAGCCGGGATTCAACAGCAAAATCCAAAACATACTAATGAATGGCTATTTGATTGGCTTGAAGGCGGGATTTTTGTTGAAGCCGCTATTAACGGATATTTTAAAGCTGAAAAATTTGGTTTGTTTAACATAGAAAAAATAGTGTTTGGCAATCCAGAAAAAATTAGCAAAAAGAGCGAAAAATATCCGCAATATTAAAATCAATTTTCAATTTTTTATTTTTTTAAATTTATTAAAGCTGTTGCCAGATTGATTATCAATTACAAATAAAATATATGTCTTCTACCACTGAAGAAATAAAATCAAGATTGGATATAGTGGAGGTTGTTGCTGAATATGTTAAATTAACTCAAGCTGGAAGTAATTGGAAAGGCTTATGCCCTTTCCATAATGAAAAAACACCGTCGTTTTTAGTAAGCCAAGAAAGACAATATTGGCATTGTTTTGGTTGCGGAGAAGGTGGAGATATTTTTACTTTTATAATGAAAATTGAAGGGTTGGAATTTTATGAATCTTTAAAATTATTGGCGAAAAAAGCAGGGATTGAAATAAAGCAACAAAATATACAAACAATTAATTTAAAAAATAAACTTTTAGATATAAATGAATTATCTAAAAAATTTTTTCATTATATTTTACAAAATTCGCATTCGGCTGAAAACGCAAGAAAATATTTAGAGAAAAGAGGAATTAAAAAAGAAACAATTGAAAAATTTGAATTAGGATGCGCTCCTAATTTTTGGGATAAGTCATTAAATTTTTTAAAATCAAAAGGATATAAAATAGAAGATATTTTTTTGGCTGGAATTGTTGTTAAAAAAGATAATAGATATTACGATCGTTTTCGCGATCGTTTAATTTTTCCAATAAATAATTTGCACGGACAAACAGTTGGATTTAGCGCAAGAGCTTTAAATAAAGAAGACAACGCAAAATATATTAACAGTCCGCAAACAGAAATTTATAATAAAAGCGAAATTTTATACGGATTAGACAAAGCTAAAAATAGCGCGCGCAAAAAAAACGAAATTATTTTAGTTGAAGGACAAATGGATATGGTTTCATCTCATCAGGCGGGGGTTGACAATGTTGTGGCAACTTCTGGAACTGCTTTGACTAAACAGCAAATTAAAATTTTAAAAAGATATTCTGATAATTTGTTATTAGTTTTTGATGAAGATCAAGCGGGATATAATGCTTTTAGAAAAGGTAGTCAAATAGCTGTTTTTTCCGAAGCTTTTAAAACAGGAGCAAATTTAAAAGCAATTTATTTGCCTGACGGACAAGATCCCGATGATTGTATTAGAAAAAATCCAAAAGAATGGAAAGACGCGATTAAAAAAGCAATGCCATATTTAGAAAAATATATTAAGCAAGCATTAGATAAATTTGATATGGATAGTGTTGAAGGCAAAAAATCAATTTTGAATTTTATGAAAATTCTTGCTATCGTTCCCAGCAAAATAGAGCAAGATTATTATATAAAAAAATTGTCGCAAATTTTAGGTATTGACGAAGAATGTTTAAGAGAAGATTTAGAAAATATTAAAGAAAAACGCGCAAACACTGTTGTAAAAAATGAGCAAGTTGTTGCCGTTAAAAAGGATGGAAGTCTAAAATTAGCGGAACAGATTATTGCTTTATTGTTAAAATACCCTGATAGCGCGAGTTGTTTTAAAAGCAATTTAGACAAAGAAATTTTTATTAGTTCAGATTTAATTAAGATTTACGAAAAATTTTTTGATTTTTACAAAAACAAAAAAATAATGGGAAACTCAGAAGATTTTATTGATAGCTTTAAAGAAAGCAATGAGCAGTTATTCTATTTTTGCGAAGAATTTTTGTTGTTAGCTGAAAAGGATTTTTCAGATTTTGACAAAAAAGAAGCAAAAGAATATATAGTTGAACATTTAAAAAAATTGCAAAAATTTTATATTATAAAACAAAAGAAAATTTTAGAAAACAAAATAAGAAAAGCAGAAGAGCAGGACAGCGAGATCGTTGACGAATTATTGCAGGAAGCTTTTTTATTAGATAAAAAATTATTGGAGTTAGAATAATCAAAATATGATTAAAATATACAAAAATTCAATTCAGCAGAAAAAGCTGAGGCAGATAAAAAATTATGAAGTTCATAGCTGGATTTCTGTTGTCAGTCCGATAGAAAATGAAGCCAATGATATTGGCAGGCGTTTTAATATTTTCAAAGAAACAATGCAGGATTGCTTGGACGGCAATGAACTTCCAAGAATTAAAATTGAAAATAAAAACCTAATTGTTATTTTAAGAGTGACAGTAAAAAAAGATAATATTTATTCAACTTCTCCTTTAACAATTATTTTAAATGATAAAAATATTACGACCATAGCTTTGGAAGAAACAGATATAATTAATGATTTAAAAAGACAAAAGATAGAAGTCTACACAACCCAGCGTTCAAATTTTTTAATAAATATTTGCTTGTCAATAATCAATTATTATCAAAAAAATATAAATTCGATAACAAAAGATGTGCAAGCAAAAAAGAAAAATATACAAAAAATTAGTAAAAAGGATGTTTTTCATCTAATAGAAATAGAGGAAATTTTGAATAATTTTATTTCTTCATTAGTTCCGAATATAAATGTTATTAAAAGAATTTTAAGCCATAATTATATTGACTTATATCAAAAAGACAAAAATTTAATTAGCGATTTGCTGGTTGACGGAGAGCAGGTTTTGGATCTGTGCAAAACAAATCTGAGAACCATAAATAATATTAGGGAAGGTTATTCAACTGTTTTGTCTATGCGATTAAACCAAATTATCCAGATTTTGACATATTTGACTGTTTTTTTAACAATTCCAATGATTATTGCCAGCGCTTACGGAATGAATATTAGGCTTCCGTTTTCAGGTAGCGAAAATATTTTTTGGATTTTACTGCTTGTAAATTTTTTGATTATGGGAATTGTTTTAGTTGGTTTTATTATATTCAAAAAAAGGCTGTGATTGATTTTTTGTCGTTGCGAGGAATAGAGTTTAAGCAAAGCTAAAATGAAATGACGAAGAAATTTTATGATTCATTTTGTTAATTAAATTAAAATAATAAGTTTAAATAATATGGTATATCTGGCTTCGCCATAAATAATTAATAATATGCAAAACAAAATATAGGAAATGCAGGAGAATATTATATTGCCTCAAGATTATGAGCAGAAGATTTTGTAGTGACTATAACTTTGGGCAGAGCGGAAAAATATGATATTATAACTATCAACACAAGCGGTAAAACATTAAAAATTTCTGTTAAAACTAGAATACTTGATAATATAAAAAGATTTCCTCTTTCTAAAAAAGACGAAATCGGAGGAGCTAAAAATTTTTACTACATATTTATAAAATTAAATGAATTCAAAACGGAGCCAGATTTTTGGATAGTTCCAAGTATAAGAGTAAACGAAATTATTAAAATTTCACATAGTAAATGGATTAAAGGTGTTCCTAAAAGGGGAAAGACACGAACAGATTGTGGCATTAGAAATTTTTGGTTAGAGATTAATTCAATAAGCAAGGGTTTATTTCCTAATAATTGGGAAACAGAATTGAAGAAATATTATAAAAATATTCATCAACTAAGAAAGATTTAGATTATTTATGCCAAAAAAAATTATTACAACTAAAATCGCTATATTTAAAGGTAAGAAAATAAGAAAGACTATTTATAATAATGAATGGTGGTTTGTTATTGTTGATGTCATTGAAGCATTAACGGATTCAACTAACCCTAAGCAGTATTTAAAAAATATGTTGAATCGAGATGAAGAATTGGCTGGAGGGTGGGTTCAAATTGAACACCCCCTTTTAATTGATACAAGAGGCGGAAAACAAATGATGAAATGCGCCAATACAGAAGGAATTTTTCGAATTATTCAATCAATCCCATCACCCAAAGCCGAACCATTTAAGCGTTGGTTGGCAAAAGAAAGAGACTTGGTCGTTCCATTGTTTTAAAAAATAATTTTAAAGCATTAGACTAGAAAGGGTTAAAATCAGGAACTAAAAAAAATTAAAATAATTTGTGTTAATATCATTTAAAAATGTCATATTTGACGAAATTAATTATAATAATTTTTTAATTTATTATTAATTTTATGACAAAAATACGAACAAGATTTGCTCCAAGCCCGACTGGGTCTTTACATATAGGCAGTGTAAGAACTGTTGTTTTTGATTATCTTTTGGCAAAAAGCAAGGGGGGGGATTTTATTTTACGGATTGAAGATACAGATCAAAAAAGGCAAATAAAAGGAGCAATAAAAAATTTAATTGAAATTTTAGATTGGCTGGGAATAAAATTTGACGAAGGTCCTGTTGTTGGTGGAAAATTTAGTCCTTATATTCAGACTGAACGGCTTGATATTTATAAAAAATATATT
This window contains:
- the dnaG gene encoding DNA primase, translated to MSSTTEEIKSRLDIVEVVAEYVKLTQAGSNWKGLCPFHNEKTPSFLVSQERQYWHCFGCGEGGDIFTFIMKIEGLEFYESLKLLAKKAGIEIKQQNIQTINLKNKLLDINELSKKFFHYILQNSHSAENARKYLEKRGIKKETIEKFELGCAPNFWDKSLNFLKSKGYKIEDIFLAGIVVKKDNRYYDRFRDRLIFPINNLHGQTVGFSARALNKEDNAKYINSPQTEIYNKSEILYGLDKAKNSARKKNEIILVEGQMDMVSSHQAGVDNVVATSGTALTKQQIKILKRYSDNLLLVFDEDQAGYNAFRKGSQIAVFSEAFKTGANLKAIYLPDGQDPDDCIRKNPKEWKDAIKKAMPYLEKYIKQALDKFDMDSVEGKKSILNFMKILAIVPSKIEQDYYIKKLSQILGIDEECLREDLENIKEKRANTVVKNEQVVAVKKDGSLKLAEQIIALLLKYPDSASCFKSNLDKEIFISSDLIKIYEKFFDFYKNKKIMGNSEDFIDSFKESNEQLFYFCEEFLLLAEKDFSDFDKKEAKEYIVEHLKKLQKFYIIKQKKILENKIRKAEEQDSEIVDELLQEAFLLDKKLLELE
- a CDS encoding magnesium transporter CorA family protein, producing the protein MIKIYKNSIQQKKLRQIKNYEVHSWISVVSPIENEANDIGRRFNIFKETMQDCLDGNELPRIKIENKNLIVILRVTVKKDNIYSTSPLTIILNDKNITTIALEETDIINDLKRQKIEVYTTQRSNFLINICLSIINYYQKNINSITKDVQAKKKNIQKISKKDVFHLIEIEEILNNFISSLVPNINVIKRILSHNYIDLYQKDKNLISDLLVDGEQVLDLCKTNLRTINNIREGYSTVLSMRLNQIIQILTYLTVFLTIPMIIASAYGMNIRLPFSGSENIFWILLLVNFLIMGIVLVGFIIFKKRL
- a CDS encoding Bro-N domain-containing protein — encoded protein: MPKKIITTKIAIFKGKKIRKTIYNNEWWFVIVDVIEALTDSTNPKQYLKNMLNRDEELAGGWVQIEHPLLIDTRGGKQMMKCANTEGIFRIIQSIPSPKAEPFKRWLAKERDLVVPLF